The Gemmatimonas sp. UBA7669 genome segment GTATCTCGCCGTGCGCAAGCTGCGCGGCGGCGATCCCACCGGCCCCATTCTCTGCTTCGTCGGACCGCCGGGTACTGGCAAGACCTCACTCGGTGAGGCCATTGCCACCAGCATCGGACGGGCCTTCTATCGCATCTCCGTGGGCGGCGTGCGCGACGAAGCGGAAATCCGCGGGCATCGTCGCACGTATGTGGGCGCCATGCCGGGCATGCTGATTCAGGCGCTGCGCCGTGTGGAGGTGCGCGATCCGGTCATCATGATCGACGAGATCGACAAGATGTCGGGCGGCGGCCCCGGTGGTGACCCGACGGCGGCCATGCTCGAGGTGCTCGACCCGTCGCAGAACTCGACCTTCGTCGATCACTATCTCAATCTGCCCTTCGATCTCTCGAGCACGCTGTTCATCTGCACGGCCAACAATCTCTTCGACATTCCCGGCCCGCTGCGTGACCGCATGGAAGTCATCCGCATTGCCGGGTACACCATCGAGGAGAAAGTCGAGATCGCGCAGCGCTATCTCATTCCGCGGCTGCTTGACGACCACGGCCTCACGGACGACGACCTGCAGCTCGACGAACGCGTGCTGGGCTTCATCACCTCGCGCTATTCGCGTGAGGCGGGCCTGCGCACCTTCGAGCGCTGCATTGCCTCGCTGATGCGCAAGCGCGCCCGGGCCAAGGCCGACGGCGACGATTCCGCCTGGGTCATCGACAGCGCGCGCGTGCAGGACATTCTGGGCGCCCCCCGTTTTGCCATGGAAGAGGCCGAGAAGGAACCGGAGATCGGTGCCGTGACCGGTCTCGCGTGGACCAGCACCGGTGGGGATCTCATGACCATCGAGGCGCTGCGCATGCCCGGCATGGGCAAGCTGACCGTCACCGGGCAATTGGGTGACGTCATGCGTGAGTCGGTGGACGCCGCCTATTCGTTCGTGCGGTCCAGAGCGGCAACGCTGGGCATTGCCGACATCGAGTTCCGCGAGGCCGATCTCCACCTGCACTTCCCGGCCGGCTCCATCCCCAAGGATGGCCCTTCGGCCGGCATCGCCGTCACGCTGGCCGTGGCCAGTGCGCTGTCACGTCGCCCGGTGCGCCGCGATCTCGCGCTCACGGGTGAGGTCACGCTGCGCGGCAAGGTGCTGGAAATCGGTGGTGTGAAGGAAAAGGTGCTGGCCGCGTACCGCGCCGGTCTGCGCGAGGTCATCCTGCCCAAGGGCAACGAGAAGGATGTGCGCGACGTGCCGCAGGAAGTGCGCGACAAGATGGCCTTCACCT includes the following:
- the lon gene encoding endopeptidase La, whose product is MPRGQRKEEILRAELPPTLPLMALRSTIVYPLGTIAVQMGAPENLALLRAHEEPGLVVALVVASGDNDDAIDPHRFIGRVGVAARVHERINLPGDTVQITLQGLRRITIDDVTQTEPFAVAAVQGAKELPADPAELDELVARTVTAAETLAELVDRIPNEVPQILKMNVSDPGRFADLAATNMNLRIADKEEVLQRLDIGQRIRFILSRLEREVARARVMEDVKKQTEIKIEQHQREFYLRQQLRAIQSELGEADPNEKESVDLLRRIDEAQLPEKVATEARRETERLRMLSPASSEYQVLRTYLDWVLALPWHARSGNDKDIALANVEAALEERHYGLDEAKERIVEYLAVRKLRGGDPTGPILCFVGPPGTGKTSLGEAIATSIGRAFYRISVGGVRDEAEIRGHRRTYVGAMPGMLIQALRRVEVRDPVIMIDEIDKMSGGGPGGDPTAAMLEVLDPSQNSTFVDHYLNLPFDLSSTLFICTANNLFDIPGPLRDRMEVIRIAGYTIEEKVEIAQRYLIPRLLDDHGLTDDDLQLDERVLGFITSRYSREAGLRTFERCIASLMRKRARAKADGDDSAWVIDSARVQDILGAPRFAMEEAEKEPEIGAVTGLAWTSTGGDLMTIEALRMPGMGKLTVTGQLGDVMRESVDAAYSFVRSRAATLGIADIEFREADLHLHFPAGSIPKDGPSAGIAVTLAVASALSRRPVRRDLALTGEVTLRGKVLEIGGVKEKVLAAYRAGLREVILPKGNEKDVRDVPQEVRDKMAFTFASTMDEVLHLALLPHPDTQLADSKPSQPTVSVDRHALPADLR